The following are from one region of the Paenibacillus sp. JZ16 genome:
- a CDS encoding helix-turn-helix domain-containing protein, translating into MSKLLYINLGCCSDDTLRLQDWGKCGMNMEICDDDSEASLLHRIEENGYSLAVINMNGSPKKGLELCGRIRRISRLPIIVVEDTMEFAFIRKALHLQVSDYVPSTLPAEELVKSVAAVNANHRRTEDDVIHRVKEYVEKKLHENITLKDISSKFHFNRSYLGQKFKNHENMSFNEYLFNQRMERAKMLLEQTDLKIYEIANEVGYTEIDWFYKRFKSYTGVSANEYRKMVAS; encoded by the coding sequence ATGTCTAAGTTACTGTATATCAATCTGGGCTGCTGCTCCGATGATACGCTTCGCCTGCAGGATTGGGGCAAATGCGGGATGAACATGGAAATCTGCGATGATGATTCTGAGGCATCGCTGCTGCATCGGATTGAGGAGAACGGCTATTCACTGGCGGTTATCAACATGAACGGCAGCCCCAAGAAAGGGCTGGAGCTGTGCGGTCGGATCCGGAGGATAAGCCGTTTGCCCATCATTGTTGTCGAGGATACCATGGAATTTGCCTTCATCCGCAAAGCGCTGCACCTGCAGGTAAGCGATTACGTACCCAGCACGTTGCCGGCTGAGGAACTGGTGAAGAGCGTAGCTGCTGTTAACGCGAACCATCGCCGCACTGAGGATGACGTGATTCACAGAGTCAAGGAATATGTGGAAAAAAAGCTGCACGAAAATATTACACTCAAAGACATTTCAAGCAAATTCCATTTCAACCGCTCCTATCTTGGCCAAAAGTTCAAAAACCATGAAAATATGAGCTTTAACGAATATTTGTTCAATCAGCGCATGGAAAGAGCGAAAATGCTGCTGGAGCAAACGGATCTGAAGATTTACGAAATTGCGAATGAGGTGGGCTATACCGAAATCGACTGGTTTTATAAGCGATTTAAATCCTATACCGGCGTAAGCGCCAACGAATATCGTAAGATGGTCGCCTCCTAA
- a CDS encoding carbohydrate ABC transporter permease, with translation MQQRLVPSSAEGGRIRQKRRFEWFSLINAIFLILISLICVLPLIHIIAVSFSSSAAASAGYVKLWPVDVTLASYMYTASRHEFWDSMLVSLTRIGLGTPLNLLLTVLIAYPLSKETRSFRLRSAYAWIFFITMLFNGGLIPWYSTIKEYGMLDTIWALILPSAVPVFSVVLLLNFFREIPKELEEAALIDGASHWRTMWSIFVPISKPALATLALFSMVEHWNSWFDGLLLMGDPSNYPLQSYIQTIVIQQNLSNMSRDDMLNLALISDRTLKSSQIFLGSLPIILAYPFLQKYFVKGIVLGSVKG, from the coding sequence ATGCAGCAACGATTGGTGCCATCTTCGGCTGAAGGGGGCCGTATCCGGCAAAAAAGGCGGTTTGAGTGGTTTTCCCTAATCAATGCCATTTTCTTGATTTTGATCTCGCTGATTTGCGTTCTTCCTTTGATTCACATCATTGCGGTTTCCTTTAGTTCCAGCGCGGCGGCTTCGGCGGGATATGTGAAGCTGTGGCCTGTCGACGTGACGCTGGCTTCCTACATGTATACGGCAAGCCGCCACGAGTTTTGGGATTCGATGCTGGTGTCGCTCACCCGGATCGGTTTGGGGACTCCGCTTAATTTGCTGCTGACCGTGTTGATTGCCTACCCGTTATCGAAAGAGACACGTTCTTTTCGGCTTCGGAGCGCGTACGCTTGGATCTTTTTCATCACGATGCTGTTTAATGGCGGCCTGATTCCTTGGTATTCAACGATAAAAGAATACGGCATGCTGGATACGATATGGGCATTGATTTTGCCGAGCGCGGTTCCCGTGTTCAGCGTCGTTCTGCTGCTTAATTTTTTCAGGGAAATTCCGAAGGAGCTTGAAGAGGCGGCGCTCATCGACGGAGCAAGCCACTGGCGGACCATGTGGTCGATATTTGTCCCAATATCCAAGCCTGCGCTTGCCACGCTTGCTTTGTTTTCCATGGTTGAGCACTGGAACAGCTGGTTCGACGGACTGCTGTTGATGGGAGACCCGTCCAATTATCCGCTGCAAAGCTATATTCAAACGATCGTAATCCAGCAAAACCTGTCGAATATGTCGAGGGACGATATGCTGAATTTGGCGCTGATTTCGGATCGGACATTGAAATCGTCGCAGATCTTTCTCGGCTCGCTTCCGATTATTTTGGCATACCCGTTCTTGCAGAAATATTTCGTAAAGGGGATCGTTCTCGGAAGCGTGAAGGGCTAA
- a CDS encoding extracellular solute-binding protein, whose translation MNTRKKRFGSAILVIVLFFLSLWAFYPSKSTNQGFVQAISDFEAVIETEGQDGYSQYLDAHASASRPDRIVRIEGESFVSASGEGFEIAEKLHGSEGKSVITPEAGSISWDVNVEEPGLYHVRIRYYPIEGKSSAIERQFSINDKVPFKGADIVLFDRVWGNRDEEIRQDNRGNDLRPRQIEQPSWQLAPLSDRYGYYDEPYSFYFDKGKQKLMLTSLREPMAIDYIELYQDHALKTYEELANEYESGGLEPTRDQYILIQAEDAKRKSSPTLYPTSDRSSPTVEPYDVSKIRINTIGGVNWKLPGQWIEWEFEVEEDGLYQIVLKQKQDQLRGVFATRSLMIDGEFPFEEMKRIRFHYDRDWQMNVLGEEEPYLFHFTKGTHRIRMMVSLGEIAPLLQTIESSVLELNEMYRKILMITSNTPDPFRDYQLEKRIPDMVEVFTEQAEIIQSVADYLEEATGERSDKVAVLHSMVHQLNELAENPETVAKRLDTYKVNVGGLGTWMLQIKEQPISLDYLIVHSPDRKLPKPDASFFEVAGHELGAYAASYTEDYDTIGNAGDEEDAITVWITTGRDQAQVLKALIDDTFTPESGIPVHLRLVPGNILLPATLAGEGPDVAMQIGEDVPVNYAMRGAAADLTKFDDFEEVVTRFRDSGLEPYKYNGGVYALPEQQTFPMLFYRKDILEELGLKPPATWQEIYDMISVLQKHNMQFYLPLEATNASLVPNATFAMLLYQNGGQFYRDNDTKSALDSDISMEAFKKWTQFYTSYKFPLQADFPNRFRTGEMPIGIADYTTYNMLTVMAPEIKGLWDFTIVPGTEREDGIVNHEVASHTTAVMLLQNSKSKAAAWEFLKWWTDKETQIAYGREMEGLMGEAARYPTANIEALEELPWPVKDYRNLDNQWRWVRGIPQVPGGYFTGRHLDNAFRKVVNASENPREALSDYILYINDEIEIKRKEFNLPY comes from the coding sequence TTGAACACCAGGAAGAAGCGTTTCGGTAGCGCCATACTTGTCATCGTCCTATTTTTTTTGTCTCTATGGGCCTTCTACCCTTCGAAATCGACAAACCAAGGCTTCGTTCAAGCGATCTCCGACTTTGAAGCGGTCATTGAAACGGAAGGGCAGGACGGGTACAGCCAGTATTTAGACGCCCATGCATCGGCCAGCCGCCCGGACCGCATCGTCCGCATCGAAGGCGAGTCCTTTGTATCAGCCTCCGGGGAGGGATTCGAGATCGCGGAGAAATTACACGGCTCCGAAGGGAAATCCGTGATCACGCCAGAGGCAGGCTCCATCTCATGGGACGTGAACGTGGAAGAACCGGGCTTATACCATGTCCGGATCCGATATTATCCGATTGAAGGGAAGAGCTCGGCGATCGAAAGGCAATTCTCTATCAATGACAAGGTGCCCTTCAAGGGAGCGGATATCGTGCTATTCGACAGAGTATGGGGAAACCGGGACGAGGAAATCAGGCAGGATAACCGCGGAAACGATCTGCGGCCAAGGCAGATCGAGCAGCCTTCCTGGCAGCTTGCGCCGCTCTCGGATCGGTACGGCTACTATGATGAGCCGTATTCCTTTTATTTTGACAAGGGCAAGCAGAAGCTTATGCTAACGTCCTTGCGGGAGCCAATGGCCATTGATTATATCGAGCTGTACCAGGATCATGCCTTGAAAACATACGAGGAGCTGGCGAATGAATATGAGTCCGGGGGCTTGGAACCGACCCGGGATCAGTACATTCTGATTCAGGCGGAGGATGCCAAGCGGAAATCGTCGCCGACCTTGTATCCTACATCCGACAGATCCAGCCCGACCGTTGAGCCGTACGACGTTTCCAAAATCAGAATCAACACCATCGGAGGCGTTAACTGGAAGCTGCCGGGGCAATGGATCGAATGGGAGTTCGAGGTGGAAGAAGACGGTTTGTACCAAATCGTCTTGAAGCAGAAGCAGGACCAGCTCCGGGGCGTATTTGCCACACGTAGCCTTATGATCGACGGGGAGTTTCCCTTTGAGGAAATGAAACGAATCCGCTTTCATTATGACCGCGATTGGCAAATGAACGTGCTGGGCGAGGAAGAACCTTATTTATTCCATTTCACCAAAGGGACGCATCGGATCCGAATGATGGTGTCTCTCGGGGAGATCGCGCCGCTCTTGCAGACGATTGAATCCAGCGTGCTGGAACTGAACGAAATGTACCGCAAAATACTAATGATCACCTCCAATACGCCGGATCCGTTCCGGGATTATCAATTGGAGAAGCGGATTCCGGATATGGTGGAGGTGTTCACCGAGCAGGCCGAAATCATTCAAAGCGTGGCCGATTATCTGGAAGAAGCGACAGGCGAGCGAAGCGACAAGGTGGCCGTTCTGCATTCAATGGTGCACCAGCTGAACGAGCTCGCCGAAAATCCCGAAACCGTCGCCAAACGCTTGGACACGTATAAGGTGAACGTGGGCGGTCTCGGAACCTGGATGCTGCAGATTAAAGAGCAGCCCATCTCGCTTGATTATCTGATCGTTCATTCGCCGGATCGCAAGCTGCCCAAACCGGACGCGTCGTTTTTCGAGGTCGCGGGCCATGAGTTAGGCGCTTACGCAGCTTCGTATACGGAAGATTATGACACCATCGGAAACGCCGGCGATGAAGAAGATGCCATTACCGTGTGGATAACGACCGGACGCGATCAGGCGCAAGTACTGAAAGCATTGATCGACGACACGTTTACGCCTGAGTCGGGTATTCCGGTGCATCTCCGGCTTGTTCCGGGAAACATCCTTCTGCCAGCCACGCTTGCCGGTGAAGGTCCGGATGTCGCCATGCAAATCGGCGAGGACGTGCCGGTCAACTACGCGATGAGGGGGGCTGCAGCCGATTTAACGAAATTCGATGATTTCGAAGAGGTGGTCACCCGATTCCGCGACAGCGGGCTGGAGCCTTACAAATATAACGGCGGGGTGTACGCCTTGCCTGAACAGCAGACCTTCCCGATGTTGTTCTATCGCAAGGATATTTTGGAGGAGCTCGGCTTGAAGCCGCCAGCGACCTGGCAAGAAATCTATGACATGATTTCCGTGCTTCAGAAGCACAACATGCAATTTTATTTGCCGCTGGAAGCCACCAACGCAAGCCTGGTCCCGAATGCGACGTTCGCGATGCTGCTGTACCAGAACGGCGGGCAGTTTTACCGCGATAACGATACGAAGAGTGCACTCGACTCGGACATCTCCATGGAGGCATTCAAGAAGTGGACGCAGTTTTATACCAGCTACAAGTTCCCGCTGCAGGCGGACTTCCCGAACCGTTTCCGGACCGGGGAAATGCCGATCGGGATTGCGGATTACACGACGTACAACATGCTGACGGTCATGGCCCCCGAGATTAAGGGGCTGTGGGATTTCACGATTGTGCCGGGGACTGAACGCGAGGACGGCATCGTGAACCACGAAGTTGCCAGCCATACGACCGCCGTCATGCTGCTTCAAAATTCGAAGAGCAAAGCGGCCGCTTGGGAATTTCTGAAGTGGTGGACCGACAAAGAGACGCAAATTGCGTATGGCCGAGAGATGGAAGGTTTGATGGGAGAGGCTGCCCGCTATCCGACGGCCAACATCGAAGCGCTGGAGGAGCTGCCATGGCCGGTGAAGGATTATCGGAATTTGGATAACCAATGGCGGTGGGTACGAGGCATTCCGCAGGTGCCCGGAGGATATTTCACGGGCCGGCATTTGGACAATGCTTTCAGGAAAGTGGTAAATGCCAGCGAAAATCCGCGCGAAGCCTTATCCGATTATATTTTGTACATTAACGATGAAATCGAGATCAAGCGGAAGGAGTTCAATTTGCCATATTAA
- a CDS encoding response regulator transcription factor, producing the protein MLIVDDEEIITDGLADIFGKLNLDLDIYKAYSGQEALELLNRTRVDVVLSDICMPGMDGLELMETIRLNWPQCKIVFLTGHNDFNYVYQAIQAPDVQYVLKNEGYPKLIAAVERALKELEETLRANDLIRRSKEQLDTLETLAHGDYFRNLLFHDVLFERELEEDFRRLQIPLDASMPILIGLGSVTSGGSAGRSPTYVDRRETALAVKFLAEAFLAERTSSNGFIDRYGDLIWLIQPKRWSGSEWTDAFALTVMFLEGTFELIQQSCLESLDASVAVTLCGEAFAWEGLPAMYDKMRRHQHDRTGDGTRMVQKVFPSKESASSAMILNRSLRDKFEALAVHLEAGRKEEFMGLFDDLTEPAAYELERGDPNMTELCYTVALVLLSYINRWEIREIGSFGLMKLEDYRSWREAFGYLKGVADVLFSLRKSGEQKRAAGVIEKICSFIEQNLSEDLSLVRLAAEFHFNPSYLSRLFKQERGVNLSDYMDELRIRKAKELLKREELKIAEVGGLIGYEMPQSFTRFFKKWTGMTPQEYRTVRLSRDGTL; encoded by the coding sequence ATGTTGATCGTTGACGACGAAGAAATTATCACCGATGGGCTGGCGGATATTTTCGGAAAATTGAACCTTGACCTGGACATCTATAAAGCCTATTCGGGGCAAGAGGCGCTGGAACTGTTGAACCGGACGCGGGTCGATGTCGTACTATCCGACATCTGCATGCCGGGCATGGATGGCCTGGAGCTGATGGAAACGATACGTCTCAATTGGCCGCAGTGCAAAATCGTGTTCCTGACAGGGCATAACGACTTCAATTATGTCTATCAAGCGATTCAAGCGCCGGACGTGCAATACGTGCTCAAAAACGAAGGCTACCCGAAATTGATCGCGGCCGTCGAGCGAGCGCTCAAGGAACTGGAAGAGACGCTGCGGGCGAATGATCTGATCCGGCGGTCGAAAGAGCAGCTGGATACGCTGGAGACGCTTGCTCACGGGGACTATTTTCGAAATTTGTTATTCCACGACGTGCTCTTCGAACGGGAATTGGAGGAAGACTTCAGGCGCCTGCAAATTCCGCTGGATGCGTCCATGCCGATTCTGATCGGGCTGGGCAGCGTAACGTCTGGCGGTTCCGCGGGAAGATCCCCCACGTATGTCGACCGTCGGGAGACGGCGCTTGCGGTTAAGTTTCTGGCAGAGGCTTTCTTGGCAGAGCGGACGAGCAGCAATGGATTCATCGATCGATACGGGGATCTGATCTGGCTCATCCAGCCCAAGCGGTGGAGCGGATCGGAATGGACGGACGCTTTCGCACTTACAGTCATGTTTCTGGAGGGAACGTTTGAGCTGATTCAGCAATCCTGCCTGGAATCGCTTGACGCGTCGGTTGCCGTGACACTATGCGGTGAGGCATTCGCCTGGGAAGGACTGCCTGCCATGTACGATAAAATGAGACGGCACCAGCATGATCGGACCGGTGACGGAACGCGGATGGTCCAGAAGGTGTTTCCAAGCAAGGAATCCGCGTCGTCCGCTATGATCCTTAACAGATCCTTGCGCGATAAGTTCGAGGCGCTGGCCGTCCATTTGGAAGCAGGCAGAAAAGAGGAGTTCATGGGGCTGTTCGATGACTTGACCGAACCGGCAGCTTACGAACTCGAGCGGGGAGACCCCAATATGACGGAGCTTTGCTATACGGTTGCGCTTGTGCTTCTGTCTTACATCAATCGGTGGGAAATCCGTGAGATCGGTTCGTTCGGCCTGATGAAACTGGAAGACTATCGTTCGTGGAGGGAAGCCTTCGGTTATTTGAAAGGCGTTGCTGACGTTTTGTTTTCCCTCCGGAAAAGCGGAGAGCAGAAGAGGGCTGCCGGCGTCATTGAAAAAATTTGTTCATTCATTGAACAAAACCTCAGCGAGGATCTGTCCCTTGTCAGGCTGGCGGCTGAATTTCATTTCAATCCATCTTACTTATCAAGGCTGTTCAAGCAGGAAAGGGGCGTGAATCTATCGGATTATATGGACGAACTCAGGATCCGCAAAGCGAAGGAGCTTCTGAAGAGGGAAGAACTGAAGATAGCCGAGGTCGGTGGTTTGATCGGATACGAAATGCCGCAATCGTTTACCCGTTTTTTTAAAAAATGGACCGGCATGACGCCGCAGGAATACCGAACCGTCAGGCTAAGCCGGGATGGAACGCTGTGA
- a CDS encoding ABC transporter substrate-binding protein, translating to MRVRKLLVLLLGLVLLLAACSGGSGNPSSGTQETVESETNSGTDKGTLKEPGGTENSGVEEEEVYRTPEMDFDLGGKTIKIVSWWDMTIPEDTPDNIQRKKNLEDLMQKHNFKVEYVAIDYGEYQEKVTASLLAGEPIGDIVRLGKTYTVPTLVKQDLLWPIDEYTKNPVAFNQKVTNEYYTYEGRGYGFTENQANLVQGIFYNRTLMNQLGLKPLQEYVNEDNWNWETFIQVAKEANKDTNNDGKLDTWGLANSSLMDHALYSNNTGLTKEDKQNLDDPATLDALNFISRIATEKIARPTEGGDWTEPGQFFRQGNTLMYAGALHEMSGMQTDMPDYDIGFVPFPKGPNATEYHSAEALFQALTIPKAVENPEQLLYIWEKINDIDSVYDYPDQASYETLFSSEDDLNNAKMVAPNMMILDHNTFPNLKYYDFVGELNEGISVSTVVEKYKSTFQAAIDEVYGK from the coding sequence ATGCGTGTTCGCAAATTATTGGTTCTGTTATTAGGATTGGTTCTGCTGCTTGCAGCCTGCAGCGGTGGCTCGGGCAACCCGAGCAGCGGCACCCAAGAAACCGTGGAATCGGAGACGAATAGCGGCACCGACAAAGGTACGTTGAAGGAACCTGGTGGGACGGAAAACAGCGGAGTGGAGGAAGAGGAAGTTTACAGAACGCCGGAAATGGATTTCGATTTAGGGGGTAAGACGATTAAAATCGTCTCTTGGTGGGATATGACGATTCCGGAGGATACCCCGGACAATATCCAGCGCAAGAAGAACCTTGAAGACCTGATGCAAAAGCATAATTTTAAAGTGGAGTACGTGGCCATCGACTACGGCGAGTACCAAGAGAAAGTTACCGCTTCCCTGCTCGCTGGCGAGCCGATCGGTGATATCGTTCGCCTTGGCAAAACCTATACGGTGCCTACCTTGGTTAAACAGGATCTGCTCTGGCCGATTGACGAATACACCAAAAATCCCGTTGCCTTTAACCAAAAGGTTACGAACGAATACTACACGTATGAAGGCAGGGGGTACGGATTCACCGAAAATCAAGCAAATCTGGTTCAAGGCATCTTTTACAATCGTACACTTATGAACCAGCTTGGCTTAAAGCCGCTTCAAGAGTACGTGAACGAAGATAACTGGAATTGGGAAACATTCATACAAGTGGCTAAAGAAGCCAACAAAGATACGAACAACGATGGCAAGCTGGACACTTGGGGGCTAGCAAACTCCTCGCTTATGGATCATGCATTGTATTCCAACAATACGGGTCTGACCAAAGAAGATAAGCAAAATCTCGATGATCCTGCAACACTGGATGCACTTAATTTCATTTCCCGTATTGCTACCGAGAAAATAGCAAGACCGACCGAGGGCGGCGACTGGACGGAGCCTGGCCAATTTTTCCGTCAAGGCAATACATTAATGTACGCAGGTGCCCTCCATGAGATGAGCGGCATGCAGACGGATATGCCGGATTACGACATCGGTTTCGTACCTTTTCCAAAAGGGCCGAACGCAACAGAGTACCACTCTGCCGAAGCACTCTTCCAGGCGCTTACCATTCCGAAAGCAGTCGAAAATCCGGAACAGCTGCTTTATATCTGGGAGAAAATCAACGACATTGATTCCGTATACGACTATCCGGACCAAGCCTCGTACGAAACGTTATTTTCGAGCGAAGACGACTTGAATAACGCCAAAATGGTGGCGCCAAACATGATGATTCTTGACCACAATACATTCCCGAATTTGAAGTACTACGATTTCGTCGGCGAGCTGAATGAGGGGATATCCGTTTCCACCGTTGTTGAGAAATACAAGTCAACGTTCCAAGCAGCTATCGACGAAGTATATGGTAAGTAA
- a CDS encoding sensor histidine kinase has product MFRWDFSLRNTIFLRLIVTFLLIMVPILLFAVYLYHWNVQTASSDITKTAAAQSEFYLTDLENEIERMKMLQYSLLEDDNLNELVLTWETMATIARTENMNSLIKRLYTVQNSSMYIKDVSVHIAAIGRTISAGDGVREFRTERFREIRSVFGSGSQLIEWNGGLFLGAMKQRGIKGAEPLFTVEIELDEQRLQEALAQFNTYPGSGTLLLSDSAKVAVANGTGELTNVSLPLFLREIPGLLKDTPSRLTVNGNQYYAVQAHSPELALSIYRFIPEKVVQKPLSKFYKWAWGFAAAALGIFGVFALSTYKFIHKPMLALVKGFRRIEHGDLSIHIAHESKDEFRYLYGRFNQMVDNLRSLIDQVYKQKIMTQRAELKQLQSQINPHFLYNSFFILNTMAKTGDTERIEQFTTLLGEYFEFVTRNASDLVALEQEVHHARMYAEIQELRFSRRIQVRFDPLPDELRQLRVPRLIVQPIIENAFKHSLEKKTKNGLIVVRFEGADGQARVIVEDNGDRLTDEALELIRKSLYEEQDQAETTGMVNIHRRIRITFGEHAGLRTERSELGGLSVTILLGDGGEPSSVQNVDR; this is encoded by the coding sequence ATGTTCCGATGGGACTTTTCGCTGCGCAATACGATATTTCTCCGGTTGATCGTGACGTTTCTGCTCATTATGGTGCCGATTCTGTTATTTGCCGTGTATCTTTACCATTGGAACGTGCAAACGGCCAGCTCCGACATTACCAAGACGGCAGCGGCGCAATCCGAATTCTACCTGACCGATCTGGAAAACGAAATCGAACGCATGAAAATGCTGCAGTACAGCCTGCTGGAGGATGATAACCTGAATGAACTTGTCCTGACCTGGGAGACGATGGCGACGATCGCCCGTACCGAGAACATGAATTCGTTGATCAAGCGGCTGTATACCGTTCAGAACAGCAGCATGTATATCAAGGATGTCAGTGTTCATATTGCGGCGATCGGCCGCACGATTTCAGCCGGCGATGGGGTGCGTGAATTCAGGACCGAACGCTTCAGGGAAATCCGTTCCGTCTTTGGCAGCGGCTCTCAGCTCATTGAATGGAACGGAGGCTTGTTCCTTGGCGCCATGAAACAGCGGGGAATCAAAGGGGCAGAGCCGCTGTTCACGGTCGAGATCGAGCTGGACGAGCAGCGGCTGCAAGAAGCGCTCGCTCAATTCAATACGTACCCCGGCAGCGGAACGCTGCTCCTGTCGGACAGCGCCAAGGTTGCCGTCGCGAACGGGACAGGGGAGCTGACTAACGTCAGCCTCCCCCTTTTCCTGCGGGAAATCCCGGGGCTCCTGAAGGACACTCCTTCGCGGCTGACGGTAAACGGGAACCAGTACTATGCCGTGCAGGCGCACTCGCCGGAGCTAGCGCTGTCGATCTATCGTTTCATTCCCGAGAAGGTCGTACAGAAGCCGCTGAGCAAGTTCTATAAATGGGCATGGGGATTTGCCGCAGCCGCGCTGGGGATATTTGGCGTTTTTGCGCTGTCTACCTATAAATTCATCCACAAACCTATGCTGGCTTTAGTTAAAGGCTTCAGAAGGATCGAGCACGGGGATCTGAGCATCCATATCGCCCATGAATCCAAAGACGAGTTCAGGTACTTATACGGCAGGTTTAACCAGATGGTGGACAATTTGCGCTCTTTGATCGATCAAGTCTACAAGCAGAAAATCATGACGCAGCGGGCGGAGCTGAAGCAGCTGCAATCGCAAATCAACCCGCACTTTTTATACAACAGCTTTTTTATCCTGAATACGATGGCCAAGACGGGAGATACGGAACGGATCGAACAGTTTACGACGCTGCTCGGGGAGTATTTCGAATTCGTGACGAGGAATGCATCGGATTTGGTTGCATTGGAACAGGAAGTTCATCATGCGAGAATGTATGCGGAAATTCAGGAGTTACGTTTTTCGAGAAGGATTCAGGTACGCTTCGATCCGCTGCCGGATGAGCTGCGGCAACTTCGCGTGCCGCGGTTGATCGTTCAACCGATCATTGAAAACGCCTTCAAGCACAGCCTAGAAAAAAAGACGAAGAATGGTTTGATTGTGGTGCGATTCGAAGGGGCGGACGGCCAGGCTCGCGTCATCGTGGAGGATAACGGAGACCGGTTGACGGACGAGGCGCTGGAGCTGATCCGGAAGTCCTTGTACGAGGAACAGGACCAGGCCGAAACGACAGGGATGGTGAACATTCATCGCCGGATCCGCATCACATTCGGGGAGCATGCCGGATTACGGACAGAACGTAGCGAGCTTGGGGGGCTTTCCGTAACGATTCTTCTTGGCGATGGAGGTGAACCGTCAAGTGTACAGAATGTTGATCGTTGA
- a CDS encoding ABC transporter permease, with translation MKAKWRRELPLHVMILPGLILIVLFSYIPMAGITIAFQRFIPAKGLFGDQQWVGWDNFKYVMSLPNFTQVLWNTLFISSFKLILGLIVPIVFAVLLNELKNNVIKRSVQTAIYLPYFLSWVVLGGILIDILSPSGGIVNGFLGLLGIPKIFFLGDNEWFPFTLIASDVWKNFGYGTIVYLAAITGIDPGLYEAATIDGANRWRKIWHITIPGMRMVIVLLSVLSLGQLLNAGFDQVFNLYSPQVYESGDILDTFVYRIGLLDAQYGVATAVGFFKSVISLTLISGSYFLAYRFAKYRIF, from the coding sequence ATGAAAGCGAAATGGCGAAGAGAGCTGCCGCTCCATGTGATGATATTGCCGGGATTGATTTTGATCGTTTTATTTTCGTACATTCCGATGGCCGGCATCACGATCGCATTTCAGAGGTTTATCCCTGCCAAAGGCCTCTTCGGCGATCAGCAATGGGTCGGCTGGGACAATTTCAAGTATGTGATGAGCCTGCCGAATTTTACGCAGGTTTTGTGGAATACGCTGTTTATTTCGAGCTTCAAGCTCATTCTAGGGCTCATCGTTCCAATCGTGTTTGCCGTCCTGTTGAACGAACTCAAAAACAATGTGATCAAGCGATCGGTCCAAACGGCCATTTACTTGCCTTATTTCCTGTCCTGGGTCGTGCTTGGCGGCATCCTGATCGATATCCTTTCCCCGTCGGGAGGCATCGTCAACGGGTTTCTCGGCCTGCTTGGCATCCCCAAGATCTTTTTCCTGGGCGATAACGAATGGTTTCCGTTCACGCTCATTGCTTCCGACGTGTGGAAAAACTTCGGGTACGGCACGATCGTGTACTTGGCCGCGATTACGGGGATCGATCCGGGGTTATACGAGGCGGCAACGATCGACGGGGCGAACCGCTGGCGGAAAATATGGCATATCACGATTCCGGGCATGCGGATGGTAATTGTCCTGTTGTCGGTGTTAAGCCTGGGACAGCTGCTGAATGCCGGCTTCGATCAGGTGTTTAATTTATACAGCCCGCAAGTGTACGAAAGCGGAGACATTCTGGATACGTTCGTGTATCGGATCGGTTTGCTTGATGCCCAGTACGGGGTGGCGACGGCGGTCGGATTTTTTAAATCGGTCATATCGCTCACGCTGATATCGGGCTCCTACTTTTTGGCTTATCGATTTGCGAAATACCGGATATTTTAA